A single genomic interval of Candidatus Bipolaricaulis anaerobius harbors:
- a CDS encoding response regulator transcription factor: MRTAIVDDHTLVREGIARILTEAGFEVVGQAASGREGWRLVRDTSPDVAILDAALPELSGVDLCRRLRQRGVAVVVLSMFDDPEWRAEAARAGAAAYVLKGDPPAALVDAVRRAARGEVLLPPPPPDASSLTAREREVVQLVAEGKKTSEIAHLLSRSVATVRAHKASAMRKLGAHTTAALVRTALDRGLVCIPNYKGGHEHP; encoded by the coding sequence GTGAGGACAGCTATTGTGGACGACCACACCCTCGTTCGGGAGGGGATCGCCCGGATCCTGACCGAGGCCGGGTTCGAGGTGGTGGGCCAAGCGGCGTCGGGTCGGGAGGGGTGGCGGCTCGTCCGGGATACCTCGCCCGATGTGGCGATCCTGGACGCGGCCCTGCCCGAGCTATCCGGGGTCGATCTCTGCCGCCGGCTGAGGCAGCGCGGGGTGGCGGTGGTCGTGCTTTCGATGTTCGACGACCCGGAGTGGCGGGCCGAGGCAGCGCGGGCCGGGGCAGCGGCGTACGTGCTGAAGGGCGACCCGCCCGCTGCCCTTGTGGATGCCGTCCGCCGCGCAGCCCGCGGGGAGGTCCTCCTGCCCCCGCCTCCGCCGGATGCGTCCTCGCTCACCGCCCGCGAGCGGGAGGTGGTGCAGCTCGTCGCTGAGGGGAAGAAGACGTCGGAGATCGCCCATCTCCTCTCGCGGTCCGTGGCCACGGTCCGGGCGCACAAGGCATCGGCGATGCGCAAGCTCGGTGCGCACACCACCGCCGCCCTCGTCCGCACAGCGCTCGACCGGGGGCTCGTCTGCATCCCGAACTACAAGGGGGGCCATGAACATCCTTGA
- a CDS encoding response regulator transcription factor, with amino-acid sequence MIRALIVDDHPLVREGLARLLAGQGISVVGLAVDGEEGIRLAQSEGPDLVLWDLAMPGGGLAGLARLKEAAPQSRVLAVTALDDPWLGREAARAGADGFLSKAASPDELRGAIEDCLRGRGPFPAACDLSPREEEVFRLLAAGLPNREVARALGISVKTVESHLEGLKAKLGCRTTAELRARALQRGG; translated from the coding sequence ATGATCCGCGCCCTGATCGTGGATGATCACCCGCTCGTGCGGGAGGGGCTCGCCCGCCTCCTCGCCGGGCAGGGGATCTCCGTCGTCGGGCTCGCCGTTGATGGAGAGGAGGGGATTCGCCTCGCCCAGAGCGAGGGGCCGGACCTCGTCTTGTGGGACCTCGCCATGCCCGGTGGAGGGCTTGCCGGCCTGGCCCGGCTGAAGGAGGCAGCCCCTCAGTCCCGCGTCCTCGCCGTCACCGCCCTCGATGACCCGTGGCTGGGAAGGGAGGCGGCGCGGGCAGGGGCGGATGGGTTCCTCTCGAAGGCAGCCTCCCCCGATGAGCTGCGGGGGGCGATCGAGGACTGCCTCCGCGGTCGGGGACCGTTCCCCGCCGCCTGTGACCTTTCCCCCCGCGAGGAGGAGGTGTTCCGCCTCCTCGCGGCCGGGCTCCCCAACCGCGAGGTCGCCCGCGCGCTCGGGATCTCGGTGAAGACGGTGGAGTCTCACCTCGAGGGGCTGAAGGCGAAGCTGGGGTGCCGGACCACCGCCGAGCTCCGAGCCCGCGCCCTGCAGCGGGGCGGATAG
- a CDS encoding sensor histidine kinase, whose protein sequence is MNPVIEGREFGEMRAIVDRTFLVRRVTLAVFCAVTLIVLGMPGFPFNPVFAVPFAWLLLTLPFQWLLRRQRTLRSLQNVHAAFLALESVLVTYLIHRLGGVEWMGVLFYLFTVIYANFFLPPLAGYVVTGLALLGFALVAVLEMVGLIPHYLPFRGDVPPHRDPVRVIATVLVGGVGFYAVLAFTVRAFATMYEERRRALAELSARLLTAREEERVRIARRLHDELGQTLAAARWALSGGDPAEAERLLSLSVDGVRTLARELRPPLLDELGLGPALEALAESCAASTGIAVEVDVPPGRRFPPEVETAAYRVIQEALENAQRHAAARRVEIRLARTRGGIVGEVTDDGQGFDPERAGSGLGLSGMKEWVGLLGGELRVRSGPGKGTHVTFSIPCHDPRPDRG, encoded by the coding sequence ATGAACCCAGTGATCGAAGGGCGGGAGTTCGGGGAGATGCGGGCGATCGTGGACCGGACGTTCCTCGTCCGCCGCGTCACGCTCGCGGTGTTCTGCGCGGTCACGTTGATCGTGCTAGGGATGCCGGGCTTCCCGTTCAACCCCGTGTTCGCCGTCCCGTTTGCGTGGCTCCTCCTCACCCTGCCCTTCCAGTGGCTCCTCCGCCGCCAGCGGACGCTTCGCTCGCTCCAGAATGTGCACGCTGCGTTCCTGGCCCTGGAGAGCGTGCTCGTGACCTACCTCATCCACCGGCTGGGGGGTGTGGAGTGGATGGGGGTCCTGTTCTACCTGTTCACCGTGATCTACGCGAACTTTTTCCTCCCCCCGCTGGCGGGATATGTGGTGACCGGCCTCGCCCTGCTCGGGTTCGCCCTCGTTGCCGTGCTGGAGATGGTGGGCCTCATCCCGCACTACCTCCCGTTTCGGGGGGATGTGCCCCCTCACCGCGATCCGGTACGGGTTATCGCGACCGTTCTCGTGGGCGGGGTCGGCTTCTACGCGGTGCTAGCGTTCACGGTGCGGGCGTTCGCCACGATGTACGAGGAGCGGCGGCGGGCCTTGGCTGAGCTCTCCGCGCGGCTCCTCACGGCCCGCGAGGAGGAGCGGGTGAGGATCGCCCGGAGGCTTCACGACGAACTGGGGCAGACCCTGGCCGCGGCGCGGTGGGCCCTCTCGGGCGGGGATCCGGCGGAAGCGGAGCGGCTCCTCAGCCTGAGTGTGGACGGAGTGCGGACCCTGGCGCGGGAGCTGCGGCCACCCCTCCTCGATGAGCTCGGCCTCGGCCCGGCGTTGGAGGCGCTGGCGGAGAGCTGCGCAGCCTCGACGGGGATCGCGGTCGAGGTGGACGTCCCGCCGGGGAGGAGGTTCCCCCCCGAGGTGGAGACGGCAGCGTACCGCGTGATCCAGGAGGCGCTGGAGAACGCGCAGCGCCACGCCGCGGCGCGGCGGGTAGAGATCCGCCTGGCGCGGACCCGGGGGGGAATCGTGGGCGAGGTGACCGACGACGGGCAGGGGTTCGACCCGGAGCGAGCCGGGTCAGGGTTGGGCCTGTCCGGGATGAAGGAGTGGGTGGGCCTCCTCGGCGGGGAGCTCCGCGTGCGCTCCGGGCCGGGGAAGGGGACGCACGTCACGTTCTCGATTCCGTGCCATGATCCGCGCCCTGATCGTGGATGA
- a CDS encoding glycosyltransferase family 4 protein — protein sequence MALVILVGAHLGYDPHEVPLGGGAAVGTALARRWLETQPFPFLVLGSGERPPHPGVPYQPVVWDDGARARHPAGLSIRQYARFSRQFERGVTGFLRSLARDVDPSRACVLHNDIAEAGDFAQIAALGYRQAAIFHVDVVDYVAQIYLRGHLSSRGLARAYRTLERAHVAPFLPDVAKLAFGKQEACARHCDLLIVPSPRMAEILTAAYPWRTEDDTLALPWGTISAPEPPDLEGAQAELERRYEPGGRPVLLTLSRISPEKGQDLLLQALRLWERRGGGELLVLICGSAAYMHGPSYLRTLQRLARGLRKVEVHFPGYVSGAVKHAFFRLSDLYVFPSRHESYGLTLMEALAAGLPVLTTDHRSAHDLVRPEFGCVVPAQPGSLYQGLRELLARREELPRMGEAARRFAGDQPFSLAADGLAAHLVRLL from the coding sequence ATGGCCCTCGTCATCCTCGTCGGGGCACACCTCGGTTACGACCCGCACGAGGTCCCCCTCGGGGGAGGGGCCGCGGTGGGGACCGCCCTCGCCCGGCGCTGGCTGGAGACGCAGCCGTTCCCGTTCCTCGTCCTCGGGTCCGGGGAGAGGCCGCCGCACCCGGGGGTCCCGTACCAGCCAGTGGTGTGGGATGACGGAGCCAGGGCACGCCATCCGGCCGGCCTCTCCATCCGCCAGTACGCCCGGTTCTCCCGGCAGTTCGAGCGCGGCGTCACCGGGTTCCTGCGCTCGCTCGCCCGCGACGTCGACCCGTCGCGGGCCTGCGTCCTCCACAACGACATCGCCGAGGCCGGCGATTTTGCCCAGATCGCGGCCCTGGGCTACCGCCAGGCCGCGATCTTCCACGTCGATGTGGTGGATTACGTCGCCCAGATCTACCTCCGCGGCCACCTGTCCTCCCGGGGCCTCGCCCGCGCGTACCGGACCCTGGAACGAGCGCACGTCGCGCCCTTCCTTCCCGACGTGGCGAAGCTCGCGTTCGGGAAGCAAGAGGCCTGCGCCCGCCACTGCGACCTCCTGATCGTCCCCTCCCCGCGGATGGCGGAGATCCTCACGGCCGCCTACCCCTGGCGGACGGAGGACGACACCCTCGCCCTCCCGTGGGGGACGATCTCCGCACCCGAACCCCCCGACCTCGAAGGGGCGCAAGCGGAGCTCGAACGGCGCTACGAGCCTGGGGGCCGACCGGTGCTCCTCACCCTGTCCCGGATCTCGCCGGAGAAGGGGCAAGACCTCCTCCTCCAGGCTTTGCGGCTCTGGGAGCGGCGAGGCGGGGGCGAGCTCCTCGTCCTCATCTGCGGGAGCGCGGCCTACATGCACGGGCCAAGCTACCTGCGCACCCTGCAGCGGCTCGCGCGGGGCCTGCGGAAGGTGGAGGTGCACTTCCCGGGCTACGTCTCCGGGGCGGTGAAGCACGCCTTCTTCCGCCTAAGCGACCTCTACGTGTTCCCGTCCCGCCATGAGAGCTACGGGCTGACCCTCATGGAGGCCCTCGCCGCCGGCCTCCCCGTCCTCACCACCGACCACCGCTCGGCGCACGATCTCGTGCGGCCGGAGTTCGGGTGCGTCGTTCCCGCGCAGCCCGGGTCCCTGTACCAAGGCCTCCGGGAGCTCCTCGCGCGGCGGGAGGAGCTCCCGCGGATGGGCGAGGCCGCCCGGCGGTTCGCCGGGGACCAGCCGTTCTCCCTGGCTGCCGACGGGCTGGCCGCCCACCTGGTGCGTCTCCTCTGA
- a CDS encoding OsmC family protein: MDAKVTWQEGMRFVGGGPSGHPVAMDAGRESGGSDTAPRPTELLLVALGGCMGMDVVSILGKMRTPPRSLEIAVTAERAPDHPKAFRKARVLVRAEGVPEGNLRQAAQLSRDRYCSVGNSLSAEVTVEVEARP; the protein is encoded by the coding sequence ATGGACGCGAAGGTGACCTGGCAAGAAGGGATGAGGTTCGTGGGCGGGGGGCCCTCCGGCCACCCGGTGGCCATGGATGCGGGGCGGGAGTCCGGCGGGAGCGACACCGCGCCGCGGCCGACCGAGCTCCTCCTCGTCGCCCTCGGGGGGTGCATGGGGATGGACGTGGTCTCGATCCTGGGGAAGATGCGCACCCCGCCGCGGAGCCTGGAGATCGCCGTCACCGCGGAGCGGGCCCCGGATCACCCGAAGGCGTTTCGTAAGGCGAGGGTCCTCGTCCGGGCGGAGGGCGTGCCCGAGGGGAACCTGCGCCAGGCGGCCCAACTCTCCCGCGACAGGTACTGCTCTGTGGGGAACTCGCTCTCCGCCGAGGTCACGGTCGAGGTCGAGGCCCGCCCGTAG
- a CDS encoding ArsR/SmtB family transcription factor has protein sequence MERGIADLAKALAALGSVERIHILSYLLAQGGSPCGRIAHALGMSTSAFSYHLRILEDAGLVTRNRRGRLHCLSLTPILDELLAPGIRQTLTEEGEQWISKSSTK, from the coding sequence ATGGAGCGGGGGATCGCGGACCTCGCCAAGGCACTCGCGGCCCTGGGGAGCGTGGAGAGGATTCACATCCTGAGCTACCTGCTCGCCCAGGGGGGCTCTCCCTGTGGGCGGATCGCTCACGCCCTGGGGATGTCCACCTCCGCGTTCTCGTACCACCTCCGGATCCTGGAGGATGCCGGGCTCGTCACGCGGAACCGCCGCGGTCGGCTGCACTGCCTGAGCCTGACCCCGATCCTGGACGAGCTCCTTGCGCCGGGGATCCGGCAGACACTGACCGAGGAGGGAGAACAATGGATCAGCAAGTCGAGCACGAAGTGA
- a CDS encoding glutaredoxin domain-containing protein → MDQQVEHEVIVYSTPTCPWCHVAKRYLTSRGIAYTEVDVAADPAAAMEMVRKTGQQGVPVIEIDGECVIGFDRAQIDALLGLD, encoded by the coding sequence ATGGATCAGCAAGTCGAGCACGAAGTGATCGTGTACAGCACCCCCACCTGCCCGTGGTGCCACGTGGCGAAGAGGTACCTCACCAGCCGGGGGATCGCCTACACCGAGGTGGATGTGGCTGCCGACCCGGCAGCGGCGATGGAGATGGTGCGCAAGACTGGGCAGCAGGGCGTGCCGGTGATCGAGATCGACGGCGAGTGCGTGATCGGGTTCGACCGCGCCCAGATCGATGCCCTGCTTGGGTTGGACTAG
- a CDS encoding transcriptional coactivator p15/PC4 family protein, with translation MDAERVIAEFERGAGQKVVVRRTQFRGKEYLDLRQFFQGDDGQWLPTKKGVSLPWETRLALIEALQKEEP, from the coding sequence GTGGACGCAGAGAGGGTCATCGCGGAGTTCGAACGGGGGGCCGGACAGAAGGTCGTCGTCCGGCGGACGCAGTTTCGCGGCAAGGAGTACCTCGACCTGCGCCAGTTCTTTCAGGGGGACGACGGCCAGTGGCTGCCGACGAAGAAGGGGGTCTCCCTCCCGTGGGAGACCCGGTTGGCCCTGATCGAGGCCCTGCAGAAGGAGGAACCGTAG
- a CDS encoding acetate--CoA ligase family protein yields MPRDLTGLLTPSSIAVVGASATPGKIGHALFSNVAAFPGPVYGVNPSRSQILGRPCVPTVDDLPEPVALAIIAVPPADALRSLAACGRKGIRNAVVITAGFKEQGGEGIERERELVRIASQYGMNVLGPNSFGLISPRAGLNATFAPRGAFAGAIAFISQSGALGSAVLDWAWQNEVGLSFFVSLGNKAVLTETDFLPALARDRETVVIAAYLEGIEDGPEFVRIAGEVTREKPVLVLKAGATEVGARAASSHTGALAGSDRAYGAAFRRGGVLRVRSVEELLEAAVALSEQPLPRGRRLGIVSNAGGPAILAADAAAEQGLAVPPLSPPTVRSLAERFPTASTANPVDILADASADGFRDAVDLVLSDPGVDMGLVLTAPHPILTFAELARILAASHRKHGKPAVASFLAGELGEEAEKTLRAAGIPAYFEPARAVRALATLARYREIRDRPLPVRPPPAADRARVRVLLASGGPRLGVESLGLLAAYGIPIARGGLARSADEAAALAQDLGERVVLKVVAPEIVHKSDVGGVRIGVPAHEVRGAYREMVGLAPAVGVYVQELLPPGQEVIAGIVRDPTFGALVMFGLGGVFVEALGDVAFALAPLSAPEAEELVRGIRAFPLLAGARGRPPVYLAGLVAAVERISHLAAEFPEIAELDVNPILCYPDRVVAVDLRVTVSGAEGLPWGRGQP; encoded by the coding sequence ATGCCACGCGACCTCACCGGCCTCCTCACCCCCTCCTCGATTGCGGTGGTCGGGGCGTCGGCCACGCCGGGGAAGATCGGGCACGCCCTGTTCTCGAACGTCGCTGCCTTCCCGGGGCCGGTGTACGGGGTGAACCCGAGCCGCAGCCAGATCCTCGGCCGGCCGTGCGTCCCAACGGTGGACGATCTTCCTGAGCCCGTGGCCCTCGCCATCATCGCCGTCCCCCCCGCCGACGCACTGCGCTCCCTCGCCGCCTGCGGAAGGAAGGGGATCCGCAACGCCGTCGTCATCACCGCTGGGTTCAAGGAACAGGGGGGAGAGGGGATCGAGCGGGAACGGGAGCTCGTCCGCATCGCTTCCCAGTACGGGATGAACGTGCTTGGACCGAACTCATTCGGGCTCATCTCCCCGCGGGCGGGGCTCAACGCGACCTTCGCCCCGCGAGGGGCGTTCGCGGGCGCGATCGCGTTCATCTCCCAGTCCGGCGCCCTCGGCAGCGCGGTGCTCGACTGGGCATGGCAGAACGAGGTGGGACTCTCGTTCTTCGTGTCGCTGGGGAACAAGGCCGTGCTCACCGAGACCGACTTCCTCCCCGCCCTGGCCCGCGACCGGGAGACGGTGGTCATCGCCGCCTACCTGGAGGGGATCGAGGATGGGCCGGAGTTCGTGCGCATCGCGGGCGAGGTGACGCGGGAGAAGCCTGTGCTCGTCCTCAAGGCTGGGGCAACTGAAGTTGGGGCGCGGGCGGCCTCGTCCCACACCGGGGCCCTCGCTGGGTCGGACCGCGCCTACGGGGCCGCGTTCCGGCGGGGCGGCGTCCTCCGCGTCCGGTCGGTGGAGGAACTGCTCGAGGCCGCGGTGGCCCTCTCCGAGCAGCCGTTGCCGCGTGGGCGCCGGCTTGGGATCGTGAGCAACGCCGGCGGGCCGGCGATCCTGGCCGCGGATGCCGCTGCCGAGCAGGGCCTTGCGGTGCCCCCCCTCTCCCCGCCCACCGTCCGCTCCCTCGCTGAACGCTTCCCCACGGCGAGCACCGCCAATCCCGTGGACATCCTCGCCGATGCCTCCGCTGATGGGTTTCGGGACGCGGTGGACCTCGTCCTCTCCGACCCGGGGGTGGACATGGGCCTCGTCCTCACTGCCCCGCATCCCATCCTGACCTTCGCGGAACTGGCACGGATCCTCGCCGCATCCCATCGCAAGCACGGGAAGCCGGCTGTGGCGAGCTTTCTGGCCGGTGAGCTTGGGGAGGAGGCGGAGAAGACGCTCCGCGCGGCCGGGATCCCGGCATACTTCGAGCCGGCCCGGGCCGTGCGGGCGCTGGCGACGCTCGCCCGGTACCGGGAGATCCGGGACCGTCCCCTCCCCGTGCGACCCCCGCCTGCGGCCGACCGAGCCCGCGTGCGGGTGCTCCTCGCCTCAGGCGGCCCGCGACTGGGGGTGGAATCACTCGGCCTCCTCGCCGCCTACGGGATCCCCATCGCGCGGGGCGGGCTCGCCCGCAGTGCGGACGAGGCGGCCGCCCTTGCCCAGGATCTCGGGGAGAGGGTCGTCCTCAAGGTCGTCGCGCCCGAGATCGTCCACAAGTCCGACGTGGGCGGGGTGAGGATCGGCGTCCCCGCGCATGAGGTCCGCGGCGCGTACCGGGAGATGGTGGGGCTTGCTCCCGCCGTGGGCGTGTACGTGCAGGAGCTCCTCCCGCCCGGACAGGAGGTGATCGCGGGGATCGTGCGCGACCCCACGTTCGGGGCCCTCGTCATGTTTGGGCTGGGAGGCGTGTTCGTGGAGGCCCTGGGCGACGTGGCGTTCGCCCTCGCCCCCCTCTCCGCGCCGGAGGCGGAGGAGCTCGTGCGGGGCATCCGCGCCTTCCCGCTCCTGGCTGGGGCACGCGGGAGGCCCCCCGTTTACCTGGCGGGCCTCGTCGCGGCGGTGGAGCGGATCAGCCACCTTGCGGCGGAGTTCCCCGAGATCGCGGAGCTCGATGTGAACCCGATCCTCTGTTACCCGGACCGCGTCGTGGCCGTGGACCTGCGGGTCACCGTCTCCGGGGCCGAGGGGTTGCCGTGGGGCCGGGGCCAGCCCTAG
- a CDS encoding response regulator transcription factor gives MQMKTILVVEDEREIARMVQAYLMREGYRVEVAFAGEEGWAMFKALQPDLVVLDLMLPGMHGLEVARRIRQEATTPIIMLTARTEEADRVAGLEMGADDYVTKPFSLRELAARVRAVLRRTEGGTVPEVIRVGPLTVDLAAREARLAGTVLDLTPTEFDLLAFFARHPGRVFTRRELLEALQERTYATLPRTVDSHVKNLRRKIEPDPDDPTYILTVHGVGYKFRPDAGEG, from the coding sequence ATGCAGATGAAAACGATCCTCGTCGTGGAAGATGAGCGGGAAATCGCGCGCATGGTGCAGGCGTACCTCATGCGCGAGGGGTACCGGGTGGAGGTGGCGTTCGCCGGGGAGGAGGGGTGGGCGATGTTCAAGGCCCTCCAGCCGGACCTGGTGGTGCTCGACCTCATGCTCCCCGGGATGCACGGGTTGGAGGTGGCGCGGCGCATCCGCCAAGAGGCGACGACCCCGATCATCATGCTCACCGCGCGCACGGAGGAGGCAGACCGCGTCGCCGGCCTGGAGATGGGCGCCGACGACTATGTGACGAAGCCGTTCAGCCTGCGGGAGCTCGCGGCGCGGGTGCGGGCCGTCCTGCGCCGCACCGAGGGCGGGACAGTCCCGGAGGTGATCCGCGTCGGCCCCCTCACGGTGGACCTGGCAGCACGGGAGGCGCGCCTCGCCGGAACGGTCCTCGACCTGACCCCCACGGAGTTCGACCTCCTCGCGTTCTTCGCCCGTCACCCGGGGCGGGTGTTCACGCGGCGCGAGCTCCTGGAGGCCCTGCAAGAAAGGACCTACGCCACCCTCCCCCGCACCGTGGATTCCCACGTGAAGAACCTCCGTCGCAAGATCGAACCGGACCCGGATGATCCCACCTACATCCTCACCGTCCACGGGGTGGGGTACAAGTTCCGTCCGGATGCTGGCGAAGGATAG
- a CDS encoding sensor histidine kinase gives MSFRWKLFAAFALVAFLAAGGTYFLSTREVSSQFDAFREENRHLAAQEFAAALAQIWESTESWEVLKSIFASVAVIVRGREVIYEQSAWGQFMVLDDTYTVVGCAQQERLGQCMADDPQFRPIVDRYGVPITVNGVKVGTVVPLDIAALNPLEEDFLGSLQRAVLVGGAAALVAAALLAVILTAQLSRPLKRLILATTRIAAGDLSHRVAIRTRDEIGRLGQAFNEMAAALEHSEKARQNLLTDVAHELRTPLAVVRGNLEGMLDGVFPLTPEALAPVYDQTLHLGELVEDLRTLTLAEAGHLQLLREPTDIGELVGAVVEAARTAAVEDGVTVAAQVEPGLRANVDPRRIRQVLGNLLDNALRYSPPRGTVTVTVARADSEIRVSVRDEGPGVSPHDLPHVFERFYQGDTSRSGEGTGLGLSIARELVQAHGGRIWVENQGGAVFTFTLPLLDSPRADA, from the coding sequence ATGTCGTTTCGGTGGAAGCTCTTCGCTGCGTTTGCCCTGGTCGCGTTCCTCGCGGCCGGGGGGACGTACTTCCTCAGCACGCGCGAGGTGAGCTCCCAGTTCGACGCGTTCCGGGAGGAGAACCGGCACCTGGCGGCCCAGGAGTTCGCCGCCGCGCTAGCCCAGATCTGGGAATCAACTGAGAGCTGGGAAGTGCTTAAGTCCATCTTCGCGTCTGTGGCTGTGATCGTGCGCGGACGGGAGGTGATCTACGAGCAGAGTGCATGGGGCCAATTCATGGTGTTGGATGATACCTATACGGTGGTGGGCTGTGCTCAACAGGAGAGGCTCGGCCAGTGTATGGCGGACGACCCCCAATTCAGGCCGATCGTCGATCGGTATGGAGTGCCGATCACGGTGAACGGGGTGAAGGTGGGAACGGTGGTGCCCCTCGACATCGCCGCCCTGAATCCCCTCGAGGAGGACTTCCTCGGCTCCCTCCAACGGGCGGTGCTCGTGGGAGGGGCCGCGGCCCTCGTGGCGGCGGCCCTCCTCGCGGTGATCCTCACCGCCCAGCTCTCCCGGCCCCTCAAGCGGCTCATCCTGGCCACGACCCGCATCGCCGCAGGCGACCTCTCCCACCGCGTCGCCATCCGGACCCGGGACGAGATCGGCCGGCTGGGGCAGGCGTTCAACGAGATGGCCGCGGCCCTCGAACACTCGGAGAAGGCCCGTCAGAACCTCCTCACCGATGTCGCCCACGAGCTGCGCACCCCGTTGGCGGTGGTGCGGGGGAACCTCGAGGGGATGCTCGATGGGGTGTTCCCCCTCACGCCGGAGGCCCTCGCGCCGGTGTACGACCAGACCCTCCACCTGGGGGAGCTGGTGGAGGACCTCCGCACCCTGACCCTCGCCGAGGCGGGCCACCTCCAGCTCCTGCGGGAGCCGACCGACATCGGGGAGCTCGTCGGGGCAGTGGTGGAGGCAGCCCGCACCGCGGCCGTCGAGGATGGGGTGACGGTCGCGGCCCAGGTCGAGCCCGGGCTCCGGGCCAACGTTGACCCCCGCCGCATCCGGCAGGTGCTGGGCAACCTCCTCGATAACGCCCTCCGCTACTCCCCGCCGCGGGGGACGGTCACGGTGACGGTGGCGCGAGCGGACTCGGAGATCCGCGTCTCGGTGAGGGACGAGGGGCCGGGGGTGTCGCCCCACGACCTCCCCCACGTGTTCGAGCGGTTCTACCAGGGCGACACATCGCGGAGCGGAGAGGGGACCGGGCTGGGGCTTTCGATCGCCCGCGAGCTCGTGCAGGCCCATGGTGGGCGGATCTGGGTGGAGAACCAGGGCGGGGCCGTGTTCACCTTCACCCTGCCGTTGCTTGATTCACCTCGGGCCGACGCCTAA
- a CDS encoding ribonuclease H-like YkuK family protein — MDEILAMMAAAPEAPYEVVVGTDSQIYADEVDYVSAIVVHRVGRGGRYFWRREKDERPQSLRERIYREAWLSYETAEELIRALKDRGVSGFQLEIHVDIGRNGRTRDLVEEVVGMILGVGYRVRTKPEAYAASAVADRYT, encoded by the coding sequence GTGGATGAGATCTTGGCGATGATGGCGGCTGCCCCGGAAGCCCCGTACGAAGTCGTCGTCGGCACCGATTCCCAGATCTACGCCGACGAGGTGGATTACGTATCGGCGATCGTCGTGCACCGGGTGGGGCGGGGCGGCCGCTACTTCTGGCGCCGGGAGAAGGACGAGCGACCGCAGAGCCTACGCGAGCGCATCTACCGCGAGGCGTGGCTCTCCTACGAGACGGCGGAGGAACTGATCCGGGCCCTGAAGGACCGCGGGGTGAGCGGGTTCCAGCTCGAGATCCACGTGGACATCGGCCGCAACGGCCGGACGCGGGACCTCGTGGAGGAAGTGGTGGGGATGATCCTCGGGGTGGGGTACCGCGTGCGCACCAAGCCCGAAGCCTACGCTGCTTCCGCCGTTGCCGATCGGTACACCTAG